The following nucleotide sequence is from Amia ocellicauda isolate fAmiCal2 chromosome 14, fAmiCal2.hap1, whole genome shotgun sequence.
TTGTGAGCGTGTGTGCTGTTGTTGCAGGTGGAGGTGAAGATGATTCCTCAGATATTCCTGGTGGGGGCGCTGTGCTGCGTCACGCTGCTCCCAGGTGAGTCCGACCCTCCAGTCTCCCTCTCTCGTCTCACTGTTCCTTCCGACACCTTCAAACATCTGTATGTCAGGAGTCATCAGAAATCCAGATGTTCAGCCAATCAAACAATCAATAAGTGATAAacactctctcctctctcctcgtcttctctccctctcttctctgCACAGGCTTGCTGGAAGCCACTTCGCTGATGAAGTTAATTAAGCCAGAAGGTAACGAGGCCTCCTCTGTTAATTATGGTCCATATTTACTTTGATTGATGTATCATTGCCTGCATCTTCCCTTGTTCTCCGCCTCTAGAGAGACACCCAGTGTGTTTATGTCAGAGATGTGTTAAAGTGAGGGATAGAATATAGTATTTTATtcttccctccatctctctccttctgcctcctccctctctcctctcagcGTCCGAGCCCCAGACGGCCAGCGCTGTGCAGATCAGCCGGTCCGAGGCCAGCGGGTTCCTCGCGGCCCCCTCGCGGCCCAAGCGCAACGCGGGCAAGTGGCACCGCAGCTCCCCAGACTTCCAGGCCTACTACAAATACTACAACAGCATCGGCCACACGGAGGGGGTGAGAGCGACTGCGGACGCCCACAGAGCACCGGGATAGGAGACTGGGGggatggaggagggagagaggagacgggagaggagagagaggggttggGAGTGAAAGAGAGGggaggtgtgtgtatgtgtgataaTATAGATAGACACACAGGGGGGAAAGTCGCTGTTTTTCATTGGTTTTACTCCCCTGTCCCCATATCCATTGCTCTccacctctctgtctctttctctttcccccCCTCGCCTCTTTCTCTTTTGCCTCCTCTCACCCCTCTCTCCCActcacacctctttctttctctcccacTGTTGcctatttctttctctctcccaatctcctttctttccccctctaacctctttctttctcttcctttCTCTTCCTTTCCCCCTCTCACCTATTTCTTTCCCTCtcacctttctttctttccccctcTAACCTCTTCCTTCCCCCCTCAcctttctcttcctctttctcttCCTTTCCTCCCtcacctttctttctctttctctttcccactctcacctttctttctttcacactcacctttctttcattctgccTCTCCTATCCTTTCCCCCTCTCACCTTTCCTTCTCTTTCCCCCTCACCTCTTTCTCTTCCTTTCCCCCCtcacctttctttctctttctcttccccctcacctttctttctctttcacacTCACCTTTCTCTTTCATTCTGCCTCTCTCCTatcctttctctttctctttccccctctcctctctctatctcttccctccctccctctccatctcctccctctctctctctctcagatctaCGAGATCGACCGCATCCGCATGCTGTACCAGCAGATGCGCCACCTGGAGCAGGTGCACGGCGCCGACGCCCCCTACTACCAGTACACCCTGGGCATGGCGCCCCCCAAGTGCGACCCCAGCAAGGACAAGGGCTGCCAGCCTGGCCCCGCCGCCGCCGCCCCCCAGCACCCCCCCGCCGCCCCCGGCCCCCCAGCAGCAGACCCTGATCCGCTACCTGTGCGACCCCCACGAGCATAGCTGCCAGCCCCACATCGTCTACATGCCCCTGGGCTCCTCCCCGTTCCCCTGCGACCCCCGCTTCGACCCCGCCTGCCGGCCCACCCGGCCCCCGCCGCCCCCGGAGACTGCCGCCCCCCCGacgccacccccacccccgcccccaccccccaggAAGTCCGGCCCACCTCCGCcaccgcccccccacccctacAAAGCCATGGAGTACGACTGCGACCCCTACTGGGACCCCGACTGCCTCCGGGACCTTCCCCCCAGGCTCACCAAGGGCAAATCCCACCCCCCGCCGCCGCCACCTCCTCCACCCGTTcccgaggaggaggaagaggaggaggaggaggaagagacgGTGGAGCCCGTGCCCCCCGAGCCCCTCAAGAAAGGCAAGAAGCCCCCCGCTTA
It contains:
- the LOC136768481 gene encoding LOW QUALITY PROTEIN: uncharacterized protein LOC136768481 (The sequence of the model RefSeq protein was modified relative to this genomic sequence to represent the inferred CDS: inserted 2 bases in 1 codon), translated to MIPQIFLVGALCCVTLLPGLLEATSLMKLIKPEASEPQTASAVQISRSEASGFLAAPSRPKRNAGKWHRSSPDFQAYYKYYNSIGHTEGIYEIDRIRMLYQQMRHLEQVHGADAPYYQYTLGMAPPKCDPSKDKGCXSLAPPPPPPSTPPPPPAPQQQTLIRYLCDPHEHSCQPHIVYMPLGSSPFPCDPRFDPACRPTRPPPPPETAAPPTPPPPPPPPPRKSGPPPPPPPHPYKAMEYDCDPYWDPDCLRDLPPRLTKGKSHPPPPPPPPPVPEEEEEEEEEEETVEPVPPEPLKKGKKPPAYPYYVHGQYYGYDPYDPYSYVYRQPNNQ